One Vitis riparia cultivar Riparia Gloire de Montpellier isolate 1030 chromosome 4, EGFV_Vit.rip_1.0, whole genome shotgun sequence genomic window carries:
- the LOC117912445 gene encoding heparanase-like protein 3, with protein MSQSSIPVASQRSGGSGNVEEGSVFINGRVAIGSTDDDFICATLDWWPPDKCDYGTCSWGRASLLNLDLSNKILLNAVKAFSPLKVRMGGTLQDKVIYQRTSDQNPCAQFVKNSSEMFGFSEGCLPMSRWDELNLFFREAGAVVIFGLNALSGRTIGLDGLAAGAWNSSDAESLIRYSANKGYTIHGWELGNELTGNGVGAGIAADQYASDINTLQSMVQKIYAGFEVKPLVLGPGGFFDASWYTEFIDKTLKSLQVVTHHIYNLGPGVDDHLIDKILDPSYLDGGSKPFQDLQSILQTSATSATAWVGEAGGAYNSGHNLVTNAFAFSFWYLDQLGMASSYGTKTYCRQTLIGGNYGLLNTTTFVPNPDYYSALLWHRLMGRNVLSTSFYGTRKIRAYAHCSKQSPGITLLLINLDGNTTVQVQVSTENAGNRTSTLQHKDKTQRSNFSRMPRVSKIDASMREEYHLTAKDGDLHSQTLLLNGKVVTINSSGIVPPLEPIRVSSMDPVIVAPFSIVFVRFPNINYPACK; from the exons ATGAGTCAGAGCTCAATCCCAGTGGCTTCGCAGAGGAGTGGAGGATCTGGAAATGTTGAAGAAGGCAGTGTTTTTATTAATGGAAGAGTTGCAATTGGAAGCACAGATGATGATTTTATATGTGCCACCTTGGATTGGTGGCCTCCTGATAAATGTGACTATGGAACTTGCAGTTGGGGTAGAGCTTCTCTTCTCAATCTG GATCTTAGcaacaaaattttgttgaatgctGTCAAGG CTTTTTCTCCCCTGAAAGTTAGGATGGGTGGCACCTTACAGGATAAAGTCATATACCAAAGGACCAGTGACCAAAATCCCTGTGCTCAGTTTGTTAAAAATAGCTCAGAAATGTTTGGTTTCTCAGAAGGTTGCTTACCTATGTCGAGATGGGATGAGCTGAACCTGTTCTTCAGAGAGGCAGG GGCCGTCGTGATTTTTGGGTTGAATGCACTAAGTGGAAGGACTATAGGCCTGGATGGTTTGGCTGCAGGAGCTTGGAACTCCAGTGATGCAGAATCCCTTATTCGGTATAGTGCAAACAAGGGCTACACCATTCATGGTTGGGAACTTG GAAATGAGCTGACTGGAAATGGAGTTGGAGCAGGAATTGCAGCAGATCAATATGCATCTGACATAAACACTCTCCAAAGCATGGTGCAAAAGATTTATGCAGGTTTTGAAGTTAAGCCACTAGTCCTAGGGCCAGGAGGGTTCTTTGATGCAAGTTGGTACACAGAATTCATAGATAAAACACTCAAATCTCTTCAAGTAGTCACCCATCATATATATAACCTCGGTCCAG GGGTTGATGATCACCTCATTGATAAAATTCTTGATCCGTCCTATCTTGATGGTGGTTCCAAGCCATTCCAAGACCTCCAAAGCATTCTACAGACTTCTGCAACTTCAGCAACTGCTTGGGTTGGTGAAGCTGGAGGGGCTTACAACAGTGGCCATAATCTTGTCACTAATGCATTTGCTTTCAGTTTCTG GTACCTGGATCAGCTTGGAATGGCATCATCTTATGGTACCAAGACATATTGTAGGCAAACCTTGATTGGAGGAAACTATGGCCTACTCAACACTACAACCTTTGTCCCAAATCCTGATTATTAcag TGCACTTCTTTGGCACCGTTTAATGGGAAGAAATGTTCTATCAACCAGCTTCTATGGGACAAGGAAAATACGTGCTTACGCTCACTGTTCCAAACAATCT CCAGGAATCACATTGCTATTGATCAACCTAGATGGTAACACTACAGTTCAAGTCCAAGTTTCAACCGAAAATGCTGGCAACAGGACTTCAACTTTACAACATAAAGACAAAACTCAAAGATCAAATTTTTCTAGGATGCCTCGAGTTTCTAAAATTGATGCAAGCATGAGAGAAGAATATCATTTGACAGCCAAGGATGGGGATTTACACAGCCAAACACTGCTTCTAAATGGGAAAGTAGTGACCATAAATTCATCTGGGATTGTCCCTCCCTTGGAACCTATAAGGGTAAGCTCAATGGATCCTGTAATTGTTGCTCCTTTCTCTATTGTGTTTGTTCGCTTCCCTAATATCAATTACCCTGCCTGTAAGTAG